A window of Nocardioidaceae bacterium genomic DNA:
GCAGGGACGCGGTCGAGGTCATCATGCGTCGTCCGGCCTCGGCGCAGCCCCGCGCCGCGAAGTGCGCGGCCATCGCCGCGTAGCGCGGGCCGGGGTTGACCCGGCAGGGTTCGCGCACCGGGTCCGCGCCCCACGGCAGCAGCCCCAGGCGGTCCTGGCGACAGTGTCGACGCAAGGCGCGGACGTCGCTGTGGAGCATCGCCACGGCGGTCGCCACGTCGGGCGCCGGCGGGGCGGAGAGCTCGAGCTGCCCGCCGGGCTCGACCGTGAGACGGCTGCCGCCCGGCAGGACCGGCGCCGGCACCAGGAGCGCGGCGACGCGCTCCCAGCCGGGGCGGTGGGCCACGTCGTCGAGGTCGATCAGGTGGAACTCGAGCTCGAGCCCCACGCGCGTGGTGTCGCAGGCCGTGAACGTCGCGCGGGAGACCTGCTCACGCGCGGACTCCACGGTCAGTGGTCGTTCGGGCGCGGTCGCTGGTGCTGGCGCCATGCTTCCCCTCCAGGTCCGGACCGGCCTCCGAGGAGACCGCGGGTCGGTGCGGGGACGGTCATCGGCGACCGCCGCTGTTCCCTTCCTATCGCAGCGCCGGTGACCAGCCAAGGCGCGGATGAAACGGGACATCAGTCGGTCTCTCCCCTCCGACCCGGTGTCTGGTCCTAGACTGGTCTCGTCGCCCCGCGACCTGAGTGGACGGAGGCCCGGTGGGCACGCAGCAACCGGGCATCCTCGACGATGCGCAGCGTCTCGCCGCCGTCGAGCAGGCTCGGGCGATCGGGGACAGCACGGCGCAACGGCTCGACGCCCTCGTCCGCCTGGCGCGCACGCTGCTCGACGTGCCGGTCGCCGCCGTCAACCTGGTCGGGCGCGAGGACGTACGCCCCCTCGCCGTGGACGGCGAGGACCCCTGGCGCGTCGCCCGGGACGAGGGTCCGTGCTCCCTGGTCGTGCGGGACGGTCGGGAGATCGTCGTCGACGACGCGAAGCAGGACCCTCGTCTGCGCGACCTCGCCCCGGTCGCCGGCGACCCGCACCTGCGCTTCTACGCCGCGCGCCCGATCCGACCCTCCGGTCACACGATCGGCACGCTGTGTCTCTGGGGCCGCGAGCCGCGCACGCTGTCCACGGGCGACCGCAGGATGTTCGAGGACCTGACGTCCTGGATCGAGACCCAGCTCGAGGTGGAGAGCGGGGTCGAGGAGGCGCGCGAGGTGCAGGCCAAGCTGCTCCCGAGCCGTCCCCCGGCGATCGAGGGCCTGTCCGTCGCCGGCCGGTGTCTTCCGACGCGTGCCATCGGCGGCGACCTGTACGACTGGCGCCTCGTGCAGCGCGAGCAGGAGGAGCTGCTGCAGGTCGGCGTCGTCGACGTCATGGGCAAGGGCCTCTCGGCCGCTGTCACGGCTGCCGGGCTCCGCGCGGTGCTTCGCGGCACCGCCCGGTTCAGCACGCTCGACGACATGCTCGTACGCCTCTCGGAGTCGTTGCTCACCGAGGCCGAGGACCTGGACGACGGGCTGGACCCGATCCTCGCGACCTTGTTCTCCGCCCGGCTGCACCCCGACGGCAGGGTCTGGTGGGTCGACGCCGGACACGGCCTGGCCTGCATCCTGTCGCGCTCGGGATCGGTGCGGATCCTCTCCAGCGGCGAGCCGGCGCTGGGTGTCGACCAGGACGTCGCGTGGACGGTGCACGAGGACCGGCTCGGGGCCGACGACGTGCTCCTGATCGTCAGCGACGGGGTCGTGGGACCCTTCAGCGACCTCCAGGCCCAGTCGCCACAGCTCGCGAGCCTGTGGCGGGACGTCGACGGACCCGCAGCGCTGGTCGACCGCGTGGTCGACCTCGGTCTCCTCTCCTCGGGCGGCAGCCACGTCGACGACATCACGGTGCTCGCCGTGGCACGTCGAGCCCCCTGAGGGCGACGGCCGAGGGGTCCCGAAGCGGACCGGTCGTACGTCCCGGGTCCGGACGTACCGGCACGTTCGCGACATCTCGGCCGGACGTGCGCGGGTGATTGCGGCGAATCGCAGCGCCTGCGCCCCGCTCTCTCCTAACCTCGGAGGGAACACCTGCTTCCCCGAGGAGGGTCGTGACCAGCACCGTGCCGACGTCGACCGTGGAGGACGAGCTGGCGCCGTACGGCGGTGTCGGGCAGCGTCGCTTCGAGCGTGTCGTGGCGCTCGCCAAGGAGCTCTTCGACGTGCCTGCGGCGGCGGTGAACATCGTCGGCACCGAGATGCTGGTGCCCCTGGCCGTGGCGGGCACGGAGCTGGACCCGTTCCCCCGCGAGGTCTCCTTCTGCTCCCGCGCCGTGGACGGCGAGGGACAGCTGCTGGTCGCCGACGCGGCGCAGGACCGTCGGTTCGCCGACAACCCGCTGGTGACCGAGGACCCGCACCTGCGCTTCTATGCCGGCCAGCCGCTGACCAGCGGCGGGGAGCGGGTCGGCACCCTGTGCCTCTTCGGTTCCGAGCCGCGCGAGCTCGACGCCCGCGAGAGCCGCATGCTCCGCGACCTGGGCTCCTGGGTCGAGAACGAGCTCGCCGTCGACCACAGTGCTCGGGAGGCCGAAGGAGCGCAGCGCCGCCTGCTCCCCTCCCGCCCGGTCGACATGCCCGGCTTCGGGGTGGGAGGTCGCTGCGCGCCGGCCCGGGGCGTCGGGGGCGACGTGTACGACTGGATCGCGCTCGACGACGGCTGCCAGGTGGTGCTCTGCGACGTCATGGGCAAGGGGGTCCCGGCGGCGATGACCGCGGCCGGCGTCCGCGCGGTGCTGCGGGGCGCCTCGCCCTTCAACTCGCTCGAGAACACGATGCTGCGGGTCGACAAGGCCGTCGCCGACGACCTGGGGTCGGCCGGCAGCTTCGTCACGTTGTTCCTCGCCCGCGTCGGCGCCGAGGGCCAGGTGGGCTGGATCGACGCGGGCCACGGTCTCGCGGCGATCGTGGGTCCCGACGGTCGGGCCCGTCGCCTCAGCTCGACCGGCCTCCCGGTCGGAGTGCTCCCCGACGACAGCTGGGAGTGCCACACGGAGCACCTCGCCCCGGGCGAGGCCCTGGTGGTCGTCAGCGACGGTGTGGTGGACAACTACACCGATCTCGAGCACGCCGAGCGCATGCTCGTCCCCCTGATCACCGCCCACACCGAGGCTCAGCAGATCGCGGACACGATCGTCGACCACGCCCTCGTCCTGGCACCGCCCCGCGGCTCCCGTGACGACATCACCGCGCTGGTGATCCGTCGTGACGATGCCTGAGGCCGCCGGGGCGGGGGCCGTGGGCGCCACGGGCGCCACGGGCGTCACGCCGCCCGCGCTGGTGACCTGGAGCCCACGCCGGTTGCTCGCGGTGCGTCTGCTCGTGCTGGCCGTTCTCACGAGCGGCACGGCGTACGTCGTGTGGCGCTGGCTCTTCTCCGTGGCCTGGGTGAACTGGTGGATCGCGGTCCCCCTGATCCTGGCCGAGACCTACTCCCTGGTCGACGCCTACCTCTTCGGCACCTGCGTGTGGCGCGCACGCTCCCGCGAGGAGCCGCCGGCGGCCGACCCCGACGCGACGGTCGACGTGTTCGTGTGCACCTACAACGAGCCCATCGATCTCGTGATGACCACGGCGCGGGCCGCCCTCGAGGTGCGTCACCCGCACCGCACCTGGATCCTCGACGACGGCGACCGGCTCGAGCTGCGGGCGGTGGCAGAGGCGGCCGGCATCGGTTACCTGACCCGCTCGGCCGACTGGCGCGACCGTCCACGACACGCCAAGGCCGGCAACCTCAACAACGCCCTGATGGCCACCGACGCCGAGTTCTTCATGGTGCTCGACGCCGACCAGGTCCCCGATCCGGCGATCCTCGAACGCACCCTGGGTTACTTCCGTGACCCGGCCGTGGCGCTCGTGCAGACGCCGCAGTGGTTCCACAACGTCCCGGACTCCGACCCCCTGGGCAGCCAGGCGCCGCTGTTCTACGGCCC
This region includes:
- a CDS encoding SpoIIE family protein phosphatase; translated protein: MGTQQPGILDDAQRLAAVEQARAIGDSTAQRLDALVRLARTLLDVPVAAVNLVGREDVRPLAVDGEDPWRVARDEGPCSLVVRDGREIVVDDAKQDPRLRDLAPVAGDPHLRFYAARPIRPSGHTIGTLCLWGREPRTLSTGDRRMFEDLTSWIETQLEVESGVEEAREVQAKLLPSRPPAIEGLSVAGRCLPTRAIGGDLYDWRLVQREQEELLQVGVVDVMGKGLSAAVTAAGLRAVLRGTARFSTLDDMLVRLSESLLTEAEDLDDGLDPILATLFSARLHPDGRVWWVDAGHGLACILSRSGSVRILSSGEPALGVDQDVAWTVHEDRLGADDVLLIVSDGVVGPFSDLQAQSPQLASLWRDVDGPAALVDRVVDLGLLSSGGSHVDDITVLAVARRAP
- a CDS encoding SpoIIE family protein phosphatase, giving the protein MTSTVPTSTVEDELAPYGGVGQRRFERVVALAKELFDVPAAAVNIVGTEMLVPLAVAGTELDPFPREVSFCSRAVDGEGQLLVADAAQDRRFADNPLVTEDPHLRFYAGQPLTSGGERVGTLCLFGSEPRELDARESRMLRDLGSWVENELAVDHSAREAEGAQRRLLPSRPVDMPGFGVGGRCAPARGVGGDVYDWIALDDGCQVVLCDVMGKGVPAAMTAAGVRAVLRGASPFNSLENTMLRVDKAVADDLGSAGSFVTLFLARVGAEGQVGWIDAGHGLAAIVGPDGRARRLSSTGLPVGVLPDDSWECHTEHLAPGEALVVVSDGVVDNYTDLEHAERMLVPLITAHTEAQQIADTIVDHALVLAPPRGSRDDITALVIRRDDA